In a genomic window of Apteryx mantelli isolate bAptMan1 chromosome 2, bAptMan1.hap1, whole genome shotgun sequence:
- the MSANTD3 gene encoding myb/SANT-like DNA-binding domain-containing protein 3 isoform X1: MQNEIIKPAKYFSEVEKSVLLALVEKYKYVLECKKSDARTIALKQRTWQALAHEYNSQPSVSLRDFKQLKKCWENIKARTKKIMAHERREKVKRSISPLINTHIIGKEKIASIMPEQMYFLQSPPEEDSEYQPDASSQESFVLSNRELCDEEKELVHFPVCEGTSQLEPSFSDIRIATDKNYRSKASQESALKKMHEEEHHQQMSILQLQLIQMNEVHVAKIQQIERECEMAEEEHRIKMEVLNKKKMYWERKLQTITKEWPVSSFNRPFPNSP, encoded by the exons ATGCAAAACGAAATAATAAAGCCTGCTAAATACTTCTCAGAAGTGGAGAAGAGTGTGCTGCTTGCATTAGTTGAAAAGTACAAATACGTACTTGAATGTAAAAAGAGCGATGCAAGAACTATTGCTCTCAAACAGCGTACTTGGCAAGCACTAGCTCATGAATACAATTCGCAGCCCAGTGTATCACTGCGAGACTTCAAACAGTTAAAGAAATGCTGGGAAAATATCAAGGCACGGACAAAAAAGATAATGGCACATGAAAGACGGGAGAAGGTAAAAAGAAGTATTAGTCCACTTATAAATACTCACATCATAGGGAAAGAGAAGATTGCCAGCATAATGCCTGAGCAAATGTACTTTTTGCAGAGCCCACCAGAAGAAGATTCTGAGTATCAGCCTGATGCTTCTAGTCAAG AGTCATTTGTTCTCTCAAACAGAGAACTCTGTGACGAAGAGAAAGAGCTGGTACATTTCCCAGTATGTGAAGGTACCTCCCAACTTGAGCCTTCATTTTCTGATATCAGAATAGCAACAGATAAGAACTACAGAAGTAAAGCATCTCAGGAAAGTGCTCTGAAGAAGATGCATGAGGAAGAGCATCATCAGCAAATGTCAATTTTACAACTGCAGTTAATCCAAATGAATGAAGTTCACGTGGCAAAAATACAGCAAATAGAAAGAGAGTGTGAGATGGCTGAAGAGGAACACAGGATAAAAATGGAAGtgctaaataaaaagaaaatgtactgGGAGAGAAAACTGCAGACCATCACAAAAGAATGGCCTGTATCATCCTTTAATAGACCCTTTCCTAATTCACCATAG
- the MSANTD3 gene encoding myb/SANT-like DNA-binding domain-containing protein 3 isoform X2, giving the protein MQNEIIKPAKYFSEVEKSVLLALVEKYKYVLECKKSDARTIALKQRTWQALAHEYNSQPSVSLRDFKQLKKCWENIKARTKKIMAHERREKSPPEEDSEYQPDASSQESFVLSNRELCDEEKELVHFPVCEGTSQLEPSFSDIRIATDKNYRSKASQESALKKMHEEEHHQQMSILQLQLIQMNEVHVAKIQQIERECEMAEEEHRIKMEVLNKKKMYWERKLQTITKEWPVSSFNRPFPNSP; this is encoded by the exons ATGCAAAACGAAATAATAAAGCCTGCTAAATACTTCTCAGAAGTGGAGAAGAGTGTGCTGCTTGCATTAGTTGAAAAGTACAAATACGTACTTGAATGTAAAAAGAGCGATGCAAGAACTATTGCTCTCAAACAGCGTACTTGGCAAGCACTAGCTCATGAATACAATTCGCAGCCCAGTGTATCACTGCGAGACTTCAAACAGTTAAAGAAATGCTGGGAAAATATCAAGGCACGGACAAAAAAGATAATGGCACATGAAAGACGGGAGAAG AGCCCACCAGAAGAAGATTCTGAGTATCAGCCTGATGCTTCTAGTCAAG AGTCATTTGTTCTCTCAAACAGAGAACTCTGTGACGAAGAGAAAGAGCTGGTACATTTCCCAGTATGTGAAGGTACCTCCCAACTTGAGCCTTCATTTTCTGATATCAGAATAGCAACAGATAAGAACTACAGAAGTAAAGCATCTCAGGAAAGTGCTCTGAAGAAGATGCATGAGGAAGAGCATCATCAGCAAATGTCAATTTTACAACTGCAGTTAATCCAAATGAATGAAGTTCACGTGGCAAAAATACAGCAAATAGAAAGAGAGTGTGAGATGGCTGAAGAGGAACACAGGATAAAAATGGAAGtgctaaataaaaagaaaatgtactgGGAGAGAAAACTGCAGACCATCACAAAAGAATGGCCTGTATCATCCTTTAATAGACCCTTTCCTAATTCACCATAG